The candidate division WOR-3 bacterium genome has a window encoding:
- a CDS encoding peptidyl-prolyl cis-trans isomerase, translating into MMIRKENNRTATALINPDKTVRTSALLALLSFVFCLSCSSSPTGLHTPKGKVVARINKDQITAPQVDYAAEQLRVQVSPSNLPKILDRMTSISLLAEEAVRRGYLKDEKVISGLAWMERMFLANELASRIAESIEPTPEEISTYFQQHRTDFTLGLKMMLMVLPDSITAEQTLAELKQGADFVRLARERSIDTSALNIPGYPTRGVGMSLGWNLRDEEKVFTLNPGEVSPVLTTPLGYQIVKVLEKKKISENPTFNEITQYYISEALKSEQRRTALDTILNNLREKAKITLQPEEYSRR; encoded by the coding sequence ATGATGATAAGAAAAGAAAACAATAGAACTGCCACAGCGCTCATAAACCCGGACAAGACCGTCCGGACTTCGGCGCTACTGGCTCTCTTATCTTTCGTATTCTGTTTAAGTTGTTCCAGCAGCCCTACGGGTCTCCATACCCCAAAGGGCAAGGTTGTTGCCCGAATTAATAAAGACCAAATCACCGCGCCGCAGGTGGACTACGCTGCCGAGCAACTGCGGGTTCAAGTCTCACCCAGCAACCTGCCTAAAATACTCGACCGGATGACCTCAATCTCTTTGCTTGCCGAAGAGGCGGTGCGACGGGGCTATCTCAAAGATGAAAAGGTCATTTCCGGGCTCGCCTGGATGGAAAGGATGTTTTTAGCCAACGAACTTGCCTCCCGGATTGCGGAATCGATTGAACCCACACCCGAGGAGATCAGCACCTACTTTCAGCAGCACCGCACCGATTTTACCCTCGGTTTAAAGATGATGCTGATGGTCCTCCCGGACTCCATCACCGCGGAACAGACCCTGGCTGAATTGAAACAGGGGGCTGATTTTGTTCGCCTGGCGCGCGAACGTTCAATTGACACCTCGGCGCTCAACATTCCTGGCTACCCAACACGCGGCGTCGGTATGTCACTGGGCTGGAACCTGCGCGATGAAGAAAAGGTTTTTACCTTAAACCCGGGAGAGGTATCACCGGTTCTCACCACCCCGCTTGGTTACCAGATCGTTAAGGTACTGGAAAAGAAAAAAATCAGTGAAAATCCCACTTTTAACGAAATCACCCAGTACTATATTTCTGAAGCGTTGAAGAGTGAGCAAAGGCGCACCGCCCTGGACACTATCCTCAATAACCTCCGGGAAAAGGCAAAAATTACGCTGCAACCCGAAGAGTACAGCCGCCGTTAA
- a CDS encoding PQQ-binding-like beta-propeller repeat protein, whose amino-acid sequence MKRSFALVAMVAAFVGLLSLGCPKSKAPSTPIISYSPESTWVNATTSIRVFTSVSGNKDVRFIVDLGQPDGKMDTSEVSPSGDTVVIAPKWTQVGTFNYKVAAYLDEDPTKISEWSEAKQIRVLPNNPPQNLWFWVPALVPRNVDQVFIASATDPEGDSIQFYFDFGDNSKEWTQTFVASGETLTYTHKYRDTGNFKVKVKARDKKRSECAPESTVITVVAQGRVRWYFAGTVSGDSEPPIASPVVVVAGADTLIYTYCDDGYFYSVKYGDGRKKSSANSSKPDPESYIFQGNPAYCANQAHIIIGSDDGYLYALGASDLSSAWKWQPDTNEHGWGTPAINGNNIYIVSDANDTLYYLQDAGSACNRLGAYKLPASVIGAPVIDRSGYVLVALDNGTLYKMEPNIQSPAWVCTLRINAALGSPVIGDDGVIYVADDSGYVYAINENGTKKWEKMVDPAGIAGLVLNSSFLFVATSGGKVVALQPANGNEGWSKQHTTNEIIGSPLLAANGYLYFMDDEDQLWAIDQATGDLKWVADCYTQVAGRSSNNRPRRLLEESNPSLAVGPTGDIIVVGSNYMYCVIGPTDGTLMQGAPWPKWQKDEYNTGKK is encoded by the coding sequence ATGAAAAGAAGTTTCGCATTGGTTGCCATGGTGGCGGCATTCGTCGGGCTCTTGTCCCTTGGCTGCCCCAAATCCAAGGCACCATCGACACCGATAATTTCCTATTCCCCGGAATCAACCTGGGTAAACGCCACCACCTCAATTCGGGTGTTTACTTCAGTATCCGGGAACAAAGATGTCCGGTTTATCGTTGACCTCGGGCAGCCCGATGGCAAAATGGACACCTCGGAGGTATCGCCAAGCGGTGACACCGTGGTTATTGCCCCGAAATGGACCCAGGTCGGAACCTTCAATTACAAAGTTGCTGCCTATCTTGACGAAGACCCGACAAAAATCTCCGAATGGTCTGAGGCAAAACAAATCCGCGTACTGCCCAACAACCCGCCGCAAAACCTCTGGTTCTGGGTGCCAGCATTGGTCCCAAGAAATGTAGACCAGGTGTTCATCGCCAGCGCCACCGACCCGGAAGGTGACTCAATCCAGTTCTACTTCGATTTCGGCGATAACTCAAAAGAATGGACTCAAACATTCGTCGCCTCAGGCGAAACCCTTACTTACACCCACAAATACCGCGACACCGGCAACTTCAAGGTAAAGGTTAAAGCCCGTGATAAAAAGCGCTCAGAATGTGCCCCAGAATCGACCGTAATTACGGTTGTTGCTCAAGGCCGGGTCCGCTGGTACTTTGCGGGCACGGTAAGTGGTGACTCGGAACCACCAATCGCTTCACCGGTTGTAGTTGTTGCCGGCGCGGACACATTGATTTACACCTACTGCGACGATGGCTACTTCTACTCGGTCAAGTACGGGGACGGAAGAAAGAAAAGTTCGGCAAACAGCAGCAAACCGGACCCGGAATCTTACATCTTCCAGGGTAACCCTGCCTACTGTGCAAACCAGGCACACATCATCATCGGCAGCGATGACGGCTACCTTTATGCACTGGGTGCCAGCGACTTGAGCAGTGCGTGGAAATGGCAGCCCGACACCAATGAACACGGCTGGGGTACACCGGCAATCAACGGCAATAACATCTACATCGTCTCTGATGCCAATGACACCTTATATTACCTCCAAGATGCGGGTAGTGCCTGCAATCGGCTGGGTGCCTACAAACTCCCGGCAAGTGTAATTGGTGCACCGGTCATCGACCGCTCCGGCTATGTGCTTGTTGCGCTTGACAACGGAACGCTCTATAAGATGGAACCGAATATCCAGAGCCCAGCATGGGTCTGTACGCTGCGCATTAACGCCGCATTGGGTTCGCCGGTTATCGGTGATGACGGTGTCATCTATGTGGCTGACGACTCCGGTTATGTTTATGCAATAAACGAAAACGGCACCAAGAAGTGGGAAAAAATGGTTGACCCGGCAGGGATTGCCGGACTGGTCTTAAACTCTTCGTTCTTATTTGTCGCAACCAGCGGGGGTAAGGTTGTTGCACTCCAGCCGGCAAACGGTAACGAAGGGTGGAGCAAGCAACACACCACAAACGAAATCATCGGCTCTCCCCTCCTTGCTGCCAACGGTTACCTCTACTTTATGGATGATGAGGACCAACTGTGGGCGATTGACCAGGCAACTGGTGATCTCAAATGGGTTGCCGACTGTTATACGCAAGTCGCGGGAAGGAGTAGCAACAATAGACCGCGCCGGCTGCTTGAAGAAAGCAACCCGAGCTTAGCGGTAGGGCCAACCGGTGACATCATCGTTGTCGGCAGTAACTATATGTACTGCGTCATTGGCCCGACAGACGGCACCCTGATGCAGGGCGCCCCCTGGCCCAAGTGGCAAAAGGACGAATACAACACCGGTAAAAAGTAA
- a CDS encoding DUF72 domain-containing protein, whose product MRVFVGTSGWFYSWNPERRLDWFVAHSGLNAVELNASFYRFPFPNQVKSWADKGKGLRWAVKVSRLITHKYRFTDEGYKVWERFRALFEPLDCLIDFYLFQLPPQLTLREKKKIGDFASSTGLGKRFALECRKDEWFNTETELWAKELRITFVSVDAPSLPREIFNSSGIIYFRMHGRDSWYHHNYTAKELREVAVKIWARNPQAVYVFFNNDEDMLKNARTMLKLLST is encoded by the coding sequence GTGCGCGTTTTTGTTGGCACTTCAGGCTGGTTCTACTCCTGGAACCCTGAGCGCCGTCTGGACTGGTTTGTTGCCCATTCAGGGTTGAATGCGGTTGAATTAAACGCTTCTTTTTACCGGTTTCCATTTCCGAACCAGGTTAAATCGTGGGCTGATAAGGGTAAGGGGTTGCGCTGGGCGGTAAAGGTTTCCCGGCTGATTACCCATAAGTACCGGTTTACCGATGAGGGTTATAAAGTCTGGGAAAGGTTCCGGGCGCTTTTTGAGCCGCTGGATTGTCTAATTGATTTTTACTTATTTCAACTGCCACCCCAACTGACTTTGCGCGAGAAAAAGAAGATTGGCGATTTTGCCTCTAGTACTGGTTTAGGCAAAAGATTTGCTTTGGAGTGCCGGAAAGACGAATGGTTTAACACGGAAACCGAACTCTGGGCAAAGGAACTTCGAATTACCTTTGTTTCGGTAGATGCGCCATCGCTTCCCCGGGAAATTTTCAACAGTTCAGGGATAATTTATTTCCGGATGCACGGCAGAGATAGCTGGTACCATCACAACTATACCGCTAAAGAATTAAGAGAGGTGGCGGTGAAAATCTGGGCAAGAAATCCGCAAGCGGTTTATGTTTTCTTCAACAACGATGAGGATATGCTGAAGAATGCCCGGACGATGCTCAAACTTCTTTCCACCTGA
- a CDS encoding peptidylprolyl isomerase, whose amino-acid sequence MRPIAILLTLILVLLSGSCGSSDPVVARVNNVPIKKTTLLKSLPQSIEPGKESTVVKDCLEGLINKELFVQEAIRLGLDSVIAYPLELEKKGLVIYELFSDIARSSPPVRAQELQQAYNLLSLQVHCRVIVVRAETLAQRLYQDLQNGAQFESLALRYSIHPSRTKAGDVGTFPAYYIEEPMRSAVLALQPGEYTKPVFFDSTYQIVLLLDRGPTDPPLPPFAEAKQQLEEQIKISRQRKAANEYIARLRARLVYNPLGLAIFYKPVDSITEAEKEVWVAVRDSSKYVKVGRLLHIARRFPPELDTALRTYAIKRAIEDDLLYEDGLQRRLDQTPTVKEQIERSRRKLLYETLYNRMVTSTIQVSDADIYNYYQNHRDRYPGEDFALVAPLIRNNLTIEQRTTRYQEYLAQLRSHAKIGVNQAILQNVINEIVRKNKEKSKE is encoded by the coding sequence ATGCGCCCAATCGCTATTTTGCTCACATTAATTTTAGTTTTACTCTCTGGTTCCTGCGGTAGTTCTGACCCCGTGGTGGCGCGGGTTAACAATGTTCCGATAAAAAAAACAACCCTGCTTAAATCCCTTCCTCAATCGATTGAACCCGGAAAAGAGTCCACGGTTGTTAAAGACTGTCTCGAAGGGCTTATAAACAAAGAACTTTTCGTTCAGGAAGCGATACGTCTGGGACTGGATTCTGTTATCGCCTATCCCCTCGAATTAGAGAAGAAGGGACTGGTAATTTATGAACTTTTTTCTGATATCGCTCGTTCCAGCCCACCGGTTCGCGCCCAAGAGTTACAGCAAGCCTACAACCTCTTGAGTCTACAGGTTCACTGTCGGGTTATCGTTGTGCGCGCGGAAACCCTTGCCCAGCGCCTTTACCAGGACCTGCAAAACGGTGCCCAATTTGAAAGCCTTGCGCTACGTTATTCAATCCATCCCAGCCGGACCAAGGCCGGCGATGTTGGCACCTTTCCTGCCTACTACATTGAAGAACCGATGCGCAGTGCGGTTCTGGCTTTGCAACCGGGTGAGTACACCAAACCGGTCTTTTTTGACTCCACCTATCAGATTGTCCTTTTATTGGACCGGGGTCCAACCGACCCGCCGCTACCACCATTTGCCGAAGCAAAACAGCAACTTGAAGAGCAGATTAAAATTTCACGCCAGCGCAAGGCGGCAAACGAGTATATCGCCCGGTTGCGCGCGCGCCTGGTTTACAACCCACTTGGTTTAGCAATTTTCTACAAACCGGTCGACTCAATTACCGAAGCAGAAAAAGAGGTTTGGGTGGCGGTACGGGACTCGAGTAAATATGTCAAAGTGGGTCGGCTCCTGCACATCGCCCGGCGTTTCCCGCCAGAACTGGACACCGCTTTACGCACTTATGCAATTAAACGGGCGATTGAAGACGACCTACTGTACGAAGATGGCTTGCAGCGTCGCCTTGACCAGACGCCCACCGTCAAGGAACAGATTGAGCGCAGTCGGCGTAAACTACTATATGAAACTCTCTACAACCGTATGGTCACCAGTACGATTCAGGTGTCCGATGCTGATATCTACAACTATTATCAGAATCACCGCGACCGTTATCCGGGTGAAGATTTTGCACTGGTTGCCCCGCTCATCCGCAACAACTTGACCATTGAACAGCGTACCACAAGGTATCAGGAGTACCTTGCCCAGCTCCGCTCCCATGCCAAAATCGGCGTCAACCAGGCGATACTGCAAAATGTCATCAATGAGATTGTCCGCAAAAATAAAGAAAAAAGTAAGGAGTGA
- a CDS encoding peptidylprolyl isomerase produces the protein MFLSRRWLAFLALFLLSLFNGVALAGSADSIAAVVGNKIILESEVQQLMTYLRLMSGDTITDDSLLRTSVLRRLLDEALLSEQAEQESIDVTREEIAAGVTENLNSLKERFATEAEFRQTLAAEGLTEKQLRDRISKEVRRNLLARKLLEKEGLTQIYISPAEAEQFYNTHKDSIARVPGRVELSHILIALKPSDSAEASAAQRAQDVLNLIARGGDFATLARSFSEDKKTVARGGDWGWQDTNAIPWEFKLVLNQLQYGQVSPPFRIRSGYCIVQLTERSKNRLRFRSILIAVPITRADTLRALSTARKIKNMLKQGVPFESLARRYSDDPETAKEGGYLGTFYLDGLMPPFDQVITQLDSGAVSEPVLSEHGFHIIKLLNKEPTRTLSFLEIQDAIRNYLYEQRFAERLRQYLDRVERNIYVEVKGTRRQVNAP, from the coding sequence ATGTTTCTGTCCCGTCGCTGGCTGGCTTTTCTTGCCCTCTTTCTCCTTTCGCTCTTCAACGGCGTTGCCCTTGCGGGTAGTGCTGACAGCATCGCTGCCGTCGTCGGCAATAAAATCATCCTGGAAAGTGAAGTCCAGCAACTGATGACCTACCTGCGGCTGATGAGCGGCGACACTATTACCGATGACAGCTTGCTCCGGACGAGCGTCCTGCGTCGCCTGCTGGATGAAGCGCTCCTATCAGAACAGGCGGAACAGGAATCGATTGATGTCACCCGGGAAGAAATCGCCGCCGGGGTTACCGAAAACCTCAACTCTTTAAAAGAGCGCTTCGCCACGGAGGCTGAGTTCCGGCAGACTCTTGCTGCTGAGGGCTTAACCGAGAAGCAGCTCCGCGACCGAATAAGTAAGGAGGTACGGCGCAACCTCCTTGCCCGCAAACTACTCGAAAAGGAAGGGCTCACCCAGATTTACATCTCGCCCGCTGAAGCGGAACAGTTCTACAACACCCATAAAGATTCAATCGCCCGCGTTCCCGGCAGGGTAGAACTGAGCCACATCCTTATCGCCCTGAAACCCTCGGATTCTGCCGAAGCCAGTGCTGCCCAGCGTGCCCAAGATGTTTTGAACTTAATTGCCCGGGGCGGCGATTTTGCTACCCTCGCCCGCTCTTTCTCCGAAGACAAAAAGACCGTGGCGCGAGGCGGCGACTGGGGTTGGCAGGACACCAACGCCATCCCCTGGGAGTTCAAACTGGTGCTCAATCAATTGCAATACGGACAGGTTTCTCCGCCCTTTCGCATTCGTTCGGGATACTGCATCGTCCAATTAACCGAGAGGAGTAAAAACCGGCTCCGTTTTCGTTCAATCTTAATCGCCGTTCCTATCACACGCGCAGATACCCTCCGCGCCTTATCAACCGCCCGCAAGATAAAAAATATGCTCAAACAGGGTGTACCATTTGAATCCCTTGCCCGGCGTTACTCGGACGACCCCGAGACCGCTAAAGAGGGAGGCTATCTCGGAACATTTTACCTCGATGGTCTGATGCCACCGTTTGACCAAGTTATTACCCAGCTTGACTCCGGTGCGGTCAGCGAACCGGTACTTTCCGAACACGGTTTTCACATCATCAAACTCCTTAATAAAGAACCCACCCGCACCCTCTCTTTTCTCGAAATTCAGGATGCAATACGCAACTACCTGTATGAACAGCGTTTTGCGGAACGGTTACGGCAATACCTTGACCGGGTGGAACGGAACATCTATGTTGAAGTCAAGGGTACGAGGCGACAAGTTAACGCTCCTTGA